The nucleotide sequence TTGCCGTGAGGTTTAAGAAAGAGCGAGCAAAGCACGGGACTGAGGGTAAGCGCATTGATAGCTGAAATCACGATGGCTACAATCAGAGTTACCCCAAACTGTTTGTAGAACACACCTGTAGTACCTCCCATAAAGGTTACCGGAACGAATACTGCTGCCATCACAAGGGTGATAGAGATAATCGCCCCTGTAATCTCGTTCATAGCTGAAATTGTAGCGGGTTTAGCTTTCTCGTGAGTTTGCTCCATTTTGGCGTGCACCGCCTCGACGACGACTATCGCATCGTCCACCACTATACCAATAGCTAATACCAAGGCAAAGAGGGTAAGCATATTGACAGAATAGCCAAAGAGATTCAAGAAGAAGAAAGTACCCACGATAGACACTGGTACCGCAATAGCAGGGATGAGTGTAGAACGGAAGTCTTGCAAGAAGATATACACTACCAAGAACACCAACAAGAAAGCCTCTAAAAGGGTAGACACCACCTTAGAAATGGCAGCATCTAAGAAAGTGTTGGCGTTGTAGTTGATAGTATAAGTAATCCCTTCGGGCAAAGAAGGCTTCAACTCGTCTAAGAGTTTTTCAATATTTTGGATAATCTCGTGAGCGTTAGAGCCTGGTGTTTGCGAGATACCCATTGCCACAGCAGGACGACCTTTGCTTTCAGAAAATCCTGTATATCCGAGCGCGTCGAGTTCTACCTTAGCTACATCTTTAAGACGAAGAATACGCCCTCCATCTAACGCTTTGAGCACTATATTTTCATATTCCGATACTTGGGTGTATTTTCCCTTGTACTTAATCACATATTCATAGCTACTTCCGCTGTTTTGCCCCAAAGTACCCGCAGCCGCTTCTCTACTCTGAACTGAAATTGCAGCAGTTACCTCGGTAGGATTAAGCCCATAGGCTTGGAGTTTTTGCGGATCTAACCAAATGCGCATAGAATAGGTTTTACCCCCAAAAGCACTGGCATCCCCTACCCCACTGATACGTTTAATTGCAGGAATCACATTGATGCTTAAGTAATTTTGTAGAAATACATCGTCTAACTCTTTATTCTCAGAGAAGAAGGTGAGAAACATCAGGTTACCAGAACTCTGTTTGCGTACCGTTACCCCCGATTGGGTTACCTCAGATGGCAAAATAGAGTTGGCACGCGACACCGCATTTTGCACGTTTACCGCCGCGATATCCCCATTGGTACCCTGTTTAAAATACACAGTAATATTTGCTGAACCACTATTAGAAGCCGATGAGGTAATATAATCCATATTTTCCACCCCATTGATTTGTTCTTCCAGCGGAATCACCACCGCTTTAAGCACTGTTTCGGCGTTGGCACCTGCATAGTTAGCCGATACCTGTACCGTTACAGGGGCGATATCAGGATATTGAGAGATAGGCAAAGAGATAATCCCCAATATCCCTAAAATCACTATTAAGATAGAGACAACCGTTGATAGTACGGGTCTGTTAATAAAGTTTTTTATCATAAGTTAGATGTTATACTTGAATTAAAATTCTTGTTTAGTAGGACGCAAAGTAATCTCATTGATAGCTACGTCCTCGACCTGCCGCCACCTTCAAACCCGCTACTGGCTCCTGTAATAATCACGACTTTATCTTTGATGTTTTCTTTCATAATTACCAATTTATTAAATATTAAAATACAGAAAAGGAAGTGCTTTTATAGTAAAAAACACTTCCTCTTTGAGGGTGTTACCTTATTTCTATACAAAGGTAAGACAAAAAAGTTGCGTGAGAATGAGGTTCGATGTTAATCTTTTCTTAAAGTTTAAAAAGATAATACAGAGGTAAGTAGTGCTTATTTTTCTTCTTGTATTATGTCTTTGTACTCTGCCCAAAAGGCTTCAAACTGTAACATCGATTGATAGAGGAACTCCATCGCTGATTGCCAAGTAGCTTTGTTGTGAATAGTTACGTTTGGCAGTTCTACATACACACAGCTGATTTCTTTACCGTTGTCTAAGAGAAAGTGCTCTTCGAAAACAAGGTCAGGGAGATATTCTTCTTGCAAAAGGGTTTTCAGCGACAGCAATTTGTTGTAGTACAAACTACGTGTTGTCTCGTCAGGGTCTTCCACAGCGAGGAGCACCCGTGCTTTACGGGTGTCGAATGAAAACTTAAAGCTGAAATCCTTTATCTTGGTATTGTAAAGCGTCCATTTCCGAGGGAAGGATTTGCCAAAGGAAATCCAGAAGTCTTCGCGTAGTTTTTTTGCTTCAGCTTTGCTGTACAAGGGGTTAAGGTATGAATTGGATATTTGCTAAAAATGTATGACCTCTATCATCTATTTTTTTAAACAAAGTAAATTTATAGAATGTGGAGCCGTCCTTTTCAAGCACTCCAAATTCATTATTTTTTAAATCATAAGCTACGAATGTATTCGGGGTAAGAGTCGGTTTGATTTTATAACGCAATTCATTAGTCTTCTTATCATACAATTCGTATGAGAAATCTACTTTTTTAGCATATAAAAATTCTATATAGGGGTCTTCTTCTATTATTTGAGTATTGCTTTTTGTTATAGTAGTAGGTTGTGCAGGAGTAAGCGTTGCCATTGCCGTTTGAGTAGTAACAGGTGCTTTGTATTCCGACTTAAAAGTTGCTAAAGCATTCCCTTCAAAGGCATTGCGTAAGGCTTCTTGATACGACTTCTTAAACTCCTTTTCACGACTTTTACCTATCTCGGAAGTGAAAACGGTTTTATTAGCACAATCAGTGAGGATAAATTGCACCTTAGAGGTCATCATATTCGATTGGTTTTTCACGTCGGCTCTCAAAGCATCGCAGGGGTTTTGGAGCAGTTCAGCGGGGGCTTCGCTCTCCATATATGCTTTAAAACCTTGTTTTTCTAGTAAAAACTTCGTAAGTGCATTCAGCTGGTACTGATTATCTTCCTTTTGGAAAGTATAACGGTTAGGCACAATCACAGTTTGTGCAACAAGAGTCAGTGGTAGTAATGCTACTAAAAATAATATCTTTTTCATTGGTTTCTAATATTTATTCATATTCATTATTCTTCATTCGAGCTTCAAGTTCGGCTTGAAACTCTTCTATCACGGGTTTCATAGTGCTT is from Capnocytophaga ochracea DSM 7271 and encodes:
- a CDS encoding DUF4268 domain-containing protein; translation: MYSKAEAKKLREDFWISFGKSFPRKWTLYNTKIKDFSFKFSFDTRKARVLLAVEDPDETTRSLYYNKLLSLKTLLQEEYLPDLVFEEHFLLDNGKEISCVYVELPNVTIHNKATWQSAMEFLYQSMLQFEAFWAEYKDIIQEEK